Proteins encoded by one window of Deinococcus planocerae:
- a CDS encoding class I SAM-dependent DNA methyltransferase, which produces MHPSEFAAKWRELAPRLSERATYQEHWRDVCALLGEPTPSSDLTGDNYAFEKHVKKAGTGETGFADVFLRDHLVAEYKAQGRSLGKALQQALLYARELGNPPLLVVSDLSTIEIHTNFTASSPRTIRITLDDIERDAPVGGDLTALSALHALFRDPGKLDPRQLRERVTQDATARIGQVAQALTARGTSQVDAAHFLMRLVFAMFSEDVGLLPRGLLTRVLKRAREHPERSQGYFQELFTAMRQGGEFWGEDVRHFNGGLFDSGFALPITREDADALLAASTLDWAQVEPAIFGTLFENSLDAVTRSKRGAHYTAVRDIVRVTDPVIMQPLRREWEAVKAQAEALSKKLGGKQAALEVVQAFHARLGRVTVLDPACGSGNFLVVALGQLLDLEQEVRSLGWELGAGPFAMPPQVHPRQLQGIEVEAFAHELASVSVWIAFFQWKAAHGGEWETPVLQRLDNIRHGDALLNLDGTKAPWPDAEFIIGNPPFLGGKLLRTNLGDEYVDRLFRAYSGEVARESDLVCYWFERARQALHGGVTRRVGLVTTNSIRGGANRQVLGRIQETGALFNAWNDEPWLQDGAAVRVSLVCFDGGEETVRALNGQPVAHINPDLTASTDVTAAQPLPENAGLSFMGTTKGGPFDIPGDVARRWLALPNPDGVNNADVVKPWVNGLDLTRRPRNMWVVDFGLMPEAQASQYFAPFEYVREHVLPARQDNKRESYRRLWWLHAEPRPAMRQAFTGLSRYIGTPRVAKHRLFVWLPVETVPDSQVIVFARDDDFTFGVLHSRAHEVWSLRQGTALGVGNDPRYTPSTCFETFPFPAPTAEQQAEVEKWARYVVQMREHLLAQDGRATLTSLYNAVAELRRTPDTTHPAHSLLTAHNHLDAAVAAASRWLWPLEEDEVLARLLALNEERVKPREVVTA; this is translated from the coding sequence GTGCACCCTTCTGAATTCGCCGCCAAGTGGCGGGAGCTGGCCCCCAGGTTGAGTGAGCGCGCAACCTATCAGGAGCACTGGCGTGACGTGTGCGCCCTGCTGGGTGAGCCGACTCCCAGCAGCGACCTGACGGGGGACAACTACGCCTTCGAGAAACACGTCAAGAAGGCAGGCACGGGGGAGACGGGCTTTGCCGACGTGTTCCTGCGCGACCACCTCGTCGCGGAGTACAAAGCACAGGGCCGGAGCTTGGGCAAGGCCCTCCAGCAGGCCCTCCTGTACGCCCGCGAGCTAGGTAACCCGCCCCTCCTGGTGGTCAGCGACCTCAGCACCATCGAGATCCACACCAACTTCACCGCGAGCAGCCCCAGGACCATCCGCATCACCCTGGACGACATCGAGCGGGACGCGCCGGTCGGCGGGGACCTCACCGCGCTCTCCGCCCTGCACGCCCTGTTCCGCGATCCCGGCAAGCTGGACCCCCGCCAACTCCGCGAGCGCGTCACCCAGGATGCCACCGCCCGCATTGGGCAGGTCGCCCAGGCGCTCACCGCGCGAGGCACCTCGCAAGTTGATGCCGCGCACTTCCTGATGCGGCTGGTCTTTGCCATGTTCTCCGAGGACGTGGGCCTGCTGCCACGTGGGCTGCTGACCCGGGTCCTCAAGCGCGCCCGCGAGCACCCGGAGCGCAGCCAGGGGTACTTCCAGGAGCTGTTCACCGCCATGCGGCAAGGCGGGGAGTTCTGGGGAGAGGACGTGCGCCACTTCAACGGCGGGCTGTTCGACAGCGGCTTTGCCCTCCCCATCACCCGTGAGGACGCCGATGCCCTGCTGGCCGCCTCCACCCTGGACTGGGCGCAGGTGGAGCCCGCCATCTTTGGCACCCTGTTTGAGAACAGCCTGGACGCGGTCACGCGCAGCAAGCGGGGCGCGCACTACACCGCCGTCCGGGACATCGTGCGGGTGACGGACCCGGTGATCATGCAGCCCCTCCGGCGGGAGTGGGAAGCCGTGAAGGCGCAGGCGGAGGCCCTGAGCAAGAAACTCGGGGGCAAGCAGGCCGCCCTGGAGGTGGTGCAAGCCTTCCACGCCCGGCTGGGGCGCGTGACGGTGCTCGACCCGGCCTGCGGCAGCGGCAACTTCCTGGTCGTGGCCCTGGGGCAGCTCCTGGACCTGGAGCAGGAAGTCCGCTCGTTGGGGTGGGAGCTGGGCGCGGGACCCTTTGCCATGCCCCCGCAGGTCCACCCCCGGCAGCTCCAGGGCATCGAGGTGGAAGCCTTCGCGCACGAGCTGGCCAGCGTGTCCGTGTGGATCGCCTTCTTTCAGTGGAAGGCTGCCCACGGCGGGGAGTGGGAGACGCCCGTGCTCCAGCGGCTGGACAACATCCGGCACGGCGACGCCCTGCTGAACCTGGACGGCACCAAAGCCCCCTGGCCGGACGCCGAGTTCATCATCGGCAACCCCCCTTTCCTGGGGGGCAAGCTGTTGCGGACCAACCTGGGGGATGAGTACGTCGACCGCCTGTTCCGGGCCTACAGCGGGGAGGTGGCGCGGGAATCCGATCTCGTCTGCTACTGGTTTGAGCGGGCGCGGCAGGCGCTTCACGGCGGCGTGACCCGCCGGGTGGGCCTCGTCACCACCAACAGCATCCGGGGCGGGGCCAACCGCCAGGTGCTCGGGCGGATTCAGGAGACGGGGGCGCTGTTCAACGCCTGGAACGATGAGCCCTGGCTGCAAGACGGGGCCGCTGTCCGCGTGAGCCTCGTGTGCTTCGACGGCGGGGAGGAGACGGTCAGGGCGCTGAACGGCCAGCCGGTCGCCCACATCAACCCGGACCTCACGGCGTCCACGGACGTGACCGCCGCCCAGCCTCTGCCGGAGAACGCGGGGCTGTCCTTCATGGGCACCACCAAGGGGGGACCCTTCGACATTCCCGGCGACGTGGCGCGGCGCTGGCTGGCCCTGCCCAACCCGGACGGGGTGAACAACGCGGACGTGGTGAAGCCGTGGGTGAACGGCCTGGACCTGACCCGCCGCCCCCGTAACATGTGGGTGGTGGACTTCGGGCTGATGCCGGAGGCCCAGGCCAGTCAGTACTTCGCCCCCTTCGAGTACGTCCGGGAGCACGTCCTCCCCGCGCGCCAGGACAACAAGCGGGAGAGCTATCGCAGGCTGTGGTGGCTCCACGCGGAGCCGCGCCCAGCCATGCGGCAGGCGTTCACGGGCCTCTCCCGCTACATCGGCACCCCGCGTGTGGCCAAGCACCGCCTATTTGTCTGGCTCCCGGTGGAGACGGTGCCGGATAGCCAGGTGATCGTCTTTGCCCGCGACGACGACTTCACCTTTGGTGTGCTGCACTCCCGCGCGCATGAGGTCTGGTCCCTGCGGCAGGGGACGGCCCTGGGGGTGGGGAACGATCCCCGCTACACGCCCTCCACCTGTTTTGAAACCTTCCCTTTCCCGGCCCCCACGGCGGAGCAGCAGGCCGAGGTGGAGAAGTGGGCGCGCTACGTGGTGCAGATGCGGGAGCACCTGCTGGCCCAGGACGGCAGGGCCACGCTCACGAGCCTCTACAACGCGGTGGCGGAGCTGCGCCGCACCCCAGACACCACCCACCCCGCCCACAGCCTCCTGACCGCCCACAACCACCTCGACGCGGCGGTGGCCGCCGCGTCGAGGTGGTTGTGGCCGCTGGAGGAGGACGAGGTGCTCGCGCGCCTGCTGGCGCTCAATGAGGAGCGGGTCAAGCCCCGGGAGGTGGTGACGGCGTGA